The DNA segment TTATATATGTTCTTCAAAGCTAATATTCTCCAGGCTTACATAAGCTCTCATCACAAAAACGTGCTCAGAGATCAGTGCTTTTAATTAATAAGTTTTATAActgtattttcactgtaaaGGAGAATCTAAAGAAATTGTTAGAAATCTATGAgatgctgggagaagaggaagataTTGTGAACCCTTCAAATGAACTGATAAAAGAAGGACAGATCCTTAAACTTGCTGCTCGCAATACGTCTGCTCAAGAACGGTATCTTTTTCTAGTAAGTATGCAGTGTTTGCAGGAGTGGCTGTATAGCTTTCTAGACTTGAACTAccaaagagagagggaagtCCTCTTCTAGTTGATGTCAATGCCTTTCCACTAGTGATATTAGAGCGTAAGAAAGCACATTTAGAATGGAATACGtggttttaaataaatggaatcAATGTCCAGCATCTCAGTTTAAATAAGTAGCTGCTGATTATAAATGCAGGTCCTAGAGCATGAAAACTTTGACATTCTTATGAAACTGAACTGCAAAAGCTCGGGATTTTGGTCCTGACTTGAGTGTGTGTGTTGGGGTCCCAGTAAGTCTCATGGTCCTCTGGGAGCTTGTTATCGTGGCAGGTCGTCCTCCTGTCAGGTGCCTGTGTTCTGTCTTGGAACTAACAGACTACAGACATGCTTCCTTACAACTCCCTTGGAAAAGGTTTGATGTAGTTAATTGCTTCCCGTCCATTAAGAATTACTAAAACTTCTTTGGTTATGGGCCTCTGGCATCGCATGCCTCCTGGTTCATAAAGACCAGCAACAGGTTGTTGAGGCACAACTTCTGCTCATCTGTGCttcaaaaaaaaggagaaactaCTGAATAATAAGCCCTCTAATGGAGCAAGGACAGCTGATTAAAATGATGTGCATTTCACATGAGAGGTGACGAGTTCACATGTGCCATTATCTGTGATACAGACTAGGGAGTAGGCTAGATGGGATTTCTATGAAATAGGATTTACCTGAAgtgagtttcttttttaaataattaatttttagaaaaatgtgagaaaattaAACACTATAGCTCTGATTTAATAACCATGCTTCTAGTCCTGGGCTTTAGACATTTAAACATTGTTTGAAGTTCTGAtctttaataaaagaatatatCTTCATCCTGCTCATGTATTattccccccacacccccacccTGTGGTACTGAGGTATTCAGTGAATAAAACCCTAAGAAATGTTCTTCTTAGGGAAAAGACAAATAATGTCTTCAAATAATATTAGTTACAACTTCTACAAAAAGCAAATGGGTTTGATACAGGGTAAATATAAATGTGTACACTGAAGTAAAGAGGTTTTATTCTGCAATTTAGAGTAGGTTTTGCAGAACTGGAGTGTAAGAATGGGTTTTTCTAACAAAAGGTTTACAGTAGTATAAAATATCCAGTCGGAGTATGGTTGATAATAAATGCTATGAAGACTGCTGCATATACTGAACAATTGTTCGTGTATCCGCTAAAGCTGTACTTGAATCTTATTTctaaacaaacaagaaaaagaaattgtctcACATTAGAGCTTTGGCCTTCTCATATATCAACTGAGCAGGAAAGAACCTGCTTTCTCACTCAGCAAGTCTAGTTTTGTGATATTGTCCAGCTCTTAATAGAAACTGTGGCTGTATCTGTGGGTTTGTTAATCCAAAgccatgtgtttattttttccctagttTAACAATATGTTGCTCTACTGCGTCCCCAAATTCAGCTTGGTGGGATCAAAGTTCTCGGTTCGAACCAGAGTTGGCATAGATGGTATGAAGATTAAGGAAACTCATAATGAAGAATATCCACACACTTTTCAAGTGTCTGGAAAAGAACGAACACTGGAGTTGCAGGCCAGGTAAGCAgtcattttatctgttttgttgAGAATTAAATACACACAAAAGAGTCTACTAAGAGATATGGAGAAAGGTGCAGTGGGCTTCATTGTAATATCAATGTTTGAAAATAGCTTAAGCTGCCAAAAATCATCAAATATCAGTTAAAAAATCTCTTGAAGTAGAAGATTTATCCACAATTTATAGTGCATTGCCTCACTTTGCAGAAATACCTAAAATAGTTGTGAATGGGCTCACTGGAAAAGTGAAAGCAGCATACTTAACTGATGCATAGTCAATGTGTCCGACTTTAGTGCTTTGGGACACTGAGTGTGTTAATCTCTGGGCAGTGCCGCTGCCTCTGGTACTTTAGCCTCCTTGGTACAGATTAGTCTGGTCACTTTAGGGCATGTCCACCCAACAAAACTCTGCACCCTGGTGGATTTATGCCCATAGAACATATTTTTCTACAGTGGTAGATGGGTActtgcttttctccatttctcagGCCTGTTTTCAGGCTAATTGTTTTCCTCCAGTCCCAGGTATCAACCTCACCCAGGAAAGTAAGTTCTCCTTTTAGTTCTTGGATCCTTTTCCTCCAATGGCCCTCTTCTGACTGGCATTTTGCTACTTTCTGTATTAGTCATTGTATCCTCTTCTTGCTGGGTTACCTTTCCATCGCTGCTTTTTGCATCATTGCCTAGACTAAAACTTCCCTGTCTAGACTCCCCCACTTCAAATCAACTAGGGTGTTCTACCTCTCCTTCTGGACCTGCTTAAAGATTCTATTCTGAGCCATTACGATTTCATTGCAGAGAGGCAAGGATTAAATAAGCAGTAAGATGTCCATGGGGGATACAGTTCTGTGTTGATACAATGTATGTGAGGACAAACAAGTTTGCTATCAAACAAGCTTGCAAgatactttataaaaaaaagacttgtaaTATTTAATGAGTTACAGCAGTGAATGTAGAAAGATAACGGCATATAGAAATTTACCTACATGATCACCgagtttgaaattaaatatatacattgAAAAATGACAGGAGAAAGATTTCCACTAAGGTCTGCAACACCTTCTGGGGCATGTTTTTGGTTGTCAGATATCTTGCTGTACCATTTGTGAAGTaggttttaattgaaaaattaaaaaaactccaacaaattaagtttattttattaacttccTGGTACTACCAGTGATTGGAAATTTAttgcattaatttattttacatgtaagaagaacatgtttttatgttttgctttttagagTGCATTAAGCTTGTATAAAATTGTAAAGGAAAAAGTACCAAATGAGATCTTATTCAATTGTATTAGAATAATCTTGATTAATATATGAGTATTGTATGTACCCTATACCTTAATATCCTCAGTTCATGAACTCACATTAACAGTTGTAATGTTTAGTTTATCCTTGAGGCTTTCTTTCCTAGTAggcttctatttatttttcagaatattatttGAGTACTTTTTCAGTTGCTGGTAGCTCAGAGTTCAATATGcttcctttctcatttctgtcttttctgtataTCTCATCTGTACTGACTATTAACTCCTCTGTATCTGCTCTAATGCATGAAAGGgaaatttctgctgtttgttttataatattaaaacatacttttcattttgtttagtttgatACTTCTTGCCACCTTAGACAAGTttaaacaataacaacaaaaaaagcattaaggAAATCACTTCTGttgaggagggaggaagatttaaGAGACACACAGGAGAAatctgtcttttcctctctgtccagttctcaaaaaaaaagctttttttttggttttttttttgaaagttaactATTAGTattgtttaaatttaattccTGAGACTTGCATCAGAAGCTTGACTTGTTGATAGTGAGATGATGTTTCCTGAACAACTATTGGACTAACatgtcaaatatttatttcagttctgaaCAAGATAAGGAAGAATGGATAAAGGTAAATTCATCTacattctttatttctaaacactttttcactgaagcaatcaaaaaagcaatattcatattttctgaCTGTAGCTTCCCTCTGATAATCAATAATTTTTTGAATGCAGAGAGTCTGTTTTAAATGTAACGTTTGAGGAATTTCTCCACTGTTTCTATAGGCGCTTCAGAATACTATAGAAGCTTTTCAGCAGAGGAATGAAACTTTCAGAAATGCTATTGCAAAGGAATATGAAGACTTGCCTGTTGAGGTTTCTGTAAGTTGATGTTATTCCTTTGTAACCTTCTTAGTACCCATTTTGTTCTTCAATAAATGGAAGAAGTTTGGCGGAAACTATGTTTTCAAGCTCATAATTCTTCTAGAAAAGGAATTGCAAAGTAATCATCTTGTTggtaattgtttttcttcataatgcCAAATCTTATAAAcaagcctctttttttcttgaaatacatAAGAGTACCCTTTCAGAGTTGCATAATGACTTTTGACTGAGTTCATTGTTATTTCTTGTATAGATTTCAAAATGCATCTTGAGCAGTGTTTTGCCATTTCCTTTCCAGAGGAagagaataattatttttacccATTTAAAGTACTCCGCAACTCTTTatactggctttttttttaattctcccatcctccctctgctttccttcagaaTGCTGAGCTTGGGAAGAGAGCACCAAGGTGGATAAGAGACAACGAAGTAACCATGTGCATGAAATGCAAGGAGCCCTTTAATGCACTGACAAGGAGAAGGCACCACTGCAGAGCATGTGGACATGTAAGTACAAATCCCTGGCTGCTGTAGGGGCTAAGCACACTTGGGAATGGGTCTAAGCACCTACTTGACCTCTGGTGCTGGCTTGTTATGCTGTAGTGTTTGttgctgtgctggtggctgaAGGGAGCTGTGTATTACATAGCACAAAGGATCCTTTGTCTGCTTTAGTCTGCAGAGTAAATTTGGAAGTAATCTGGAGAACTGGAAGATGCACATTTGTGTAAAATGTCCCAAGCCCCTGGACATACTGTAACATTATTCCTAAGTGGCCTCCATTGATCTCGACAGTTTCAAGACCATATTAAGCCAGTGTTATTCCTGGCAGCACTATagctgcctcctcttcccattCTGCTATCACAAGAAGATCATGAAGCCCTTCAGTTTGTCGTTAGGTTAACATGGAGCTGTTCTCAGCTGGGTTTAGTGTATAACTGTGTGAACATGAGCGAAGCatcagggagggagagaaggttAAGATGGGGAGAGAGTATTCCTGCTCCCTTCCGTGTATGATGCTACTATAATATGTGCTACTTAAAGCAACCATGATATAGTGGTATGAGTTTTGAGAAATCAACAAAAGAGCAAACCTACcgagctttcttttcttgccttcAAGCAGCTACGCTTTTCTCCAGCAGGTGGTAGTACAAGCCCAGGTTTAATACTTGCCTTACAGATTatcatttgatttctttctaatgtttctATGTGGTATGAAGGCTTACTGCACTCACAATACTGCTTTTGTGCTTTGCAGGGCACCAGAGACTTTTTTCAGAAGCTCTGAATTATTGATTATACAGTTGTcgttcttttcttttttttttccagatcattCTGTCCCAAAATGCCTCCATTAATCTTGTGTTCACacccttccatttttttcctctttttgcttAGAATCCTAACTACTTCCCTCCATTGTAGTTCCATCACATCTCCTTacactttaattttaaaatacttcttgaTGGGAATTAATTTGGGTCAATGTCTTTCCAGCAGTGACTAATTTGGATTGCATTACTAGTATTCTCTAGGGCTACCAGCTGAAGGTAGTGATCTACATTAGAACTGCAGAGCCTTGGTCCACAATAAAATCCTCTTCAAGTGTCTGGATGGTTCAAGTCCATTTGTCTACCTTTCTTTCTTGTAATAACTGCACTTACAATTTTTATGCAGCGCATCTCTTTCCCttgaaagaatatttctgtggaaaaatacttcaaatgaAAGAACTTCTCTCAGTTCTGcttgcatttcagttttctctaCATATTTTATGAAAGGACAAAAGGCAGAGTGACATTGGATTACGTATTCTGTGTGCTCATCAACATATTCTGAAACTGTAAAGTTAATATCTTATTAGGgtaaacatttttacatttctgaggTTATGTATAAAACAAAACGTTAACTGTACCTTTGCATTTTGGCATCTAAAGAAACTGGACAATTTTATTCCTGCAGCATGGTTTGTGCTACGTTCCGATTCTATCCCTAACCTTAACCTACAGATGTAATTGAAAGCCTAATGTGATTTTCTACAAAGTTCCCACCAGGTAAATTGTAAAAGCACTTCTAGTTAAGTAGCAGTGGCACAGATTTggaaaaatcattcttttcaaTTAATTTGCTATTGACATAATAGTGTCATAAAGCAattctttcttgttctgtaaaattaaacaaagtaTCACTAATTAGATATAATATTAACGTAAATTCCATTTCCATAAACTttataaatacttaaatttcttatcttttttttgtttctaaggTGGTTTGCTGGAAATGTTCTGATTATAAGGCACATCTTGAATATGATGGCAATAAATTGAACAAAGTCTGTAAAGACTGCTATCACGTTATAATTGGTTGTACAGACAGcgaagaaaagaagaagaaaggcatCTTGGAAGtatgttgtttaaaaataccatATGTGCATTGCTGCAAATAGTTTTGGCTCATCAGTAGGTGAAAAATAGTAGCATTCTTGCAGgggtattttctgtttcttgttttctgtcacCTTTCAATAattaaagggggcttataagaaagaaggggaaaaactttttagcagggcctgtagcaataggacaaggggtaatggttttaaactaaaagaggggaaattttTAGACTaaatgttaggaagaaattttgcatgctgagagtggtgaaacactggaccaggttgtccagagagatCATCAATttttccatccctggaaaaattcaaggtcaagttggatgggactctagtcctgatctagttgaagacgtccctgcttgctgcagggGGGTTGTTCTAGATGActtttatggtcccttccaatccaaaccatgctatgattctaaataaaCAGTATGTGGACCAAATTAATCCAATAcaatggattttgtttttcaatattCATCTTTTACAATAGTACTCTTTTTCTTGcaactttttttaaagggaaagttACAAACCTTAgcttctttgcttctttctagTTACATCAGCTAATGTgataaatcattatttttccttattaatcttcagttttcttctgcacttcagctgtcaaaaaaccaaaaaacaccgATACTACGATGATCCTTGAAAACATATACCCAAAGAACTGAGTATGGAGGAGAGGGGAATGGGGAAGAATTTTGTTATTCAGAGTCTGAGTAGTCAAATACTGTTTTGATCAGGGTATACAATGTACCTTTAAGTCATAAAGCTTGCTCTCAGCTCTCTAAAAATTCAATGTCTCAATCAGACAACAAAGACCTATGTTTGTCTTATGATCACTGGGAGGAATAGGTATCTTATAATTGCAATTAATATTCAGATTTATTAAATCCCCTTTTACAGACCTTTTGAATTGCCTCACATACATTAGAGAAATAGCATATATTTATCTCGGGATGTATAAGAGAAGGATTGACCCTTGAGCTAAATATCAAcagtcacagaaggcaaaaataagATACTGATTGTAATTCCATATACACTTTGTAATCCGTGTTGGCTGGACTACACTTGAGTagtcttttaaatgaaaaagagaaaggactATCTTACCTTCTTCTACTATCTTATCTTCTACTATCTTACCTTATAGCCAAGAGACTGCTGTTTCTTGACATGATGGCTTTTTCAATGCAGCCAAAGGGGTTACAGTGTCTTTCATGAATGTCCACATACATGCTGGATTGCGTGACAGTGGAGTTGTTGGTACCATGTTGCAGCATCCAGACAGCATCACTACCCGGGGGAGGAATAAAAATGGATGCAAGGAAATATTAACAcataattattttgtgttttttctgttcttctcaggATCACTATTTAACCCAAGCAGCATGTCACTGTCTTCAAATTTTAAGCAACTCACCTAATCTTTTCTCTAGGATTAATGCTTGTGTTCTTATGTTATTGTTAGAAATGTGTTCCCATGTGATCCTGGCATAAAATTTTGACTGCCAAAATAGAGAAGTTGTTATATTGGATAGTTGGTAGCATTTGCATGCATCTTAGAAACAAGACATTGAGGATACTAAGATAAAGAAGGCAGCTAGTGGTGGTGGCAAAATGCGATTTAGAGTGATCTGGAAGtgtgtaattaaaaattactgatgAAAGAAGGAACAGATTACACATGTGATGAGAGAGTACAAATTGTGATTGTATGTATGAATTATGTAAATATGCTTTGTAAATGCAGTCTTTCATTTACTTGGGTATTTGCTTAGGCTATTTTGCAGATGTTATGTAAGATTTGATATGAATGGTGatgtatttcagcttttctgttctgtgtggttttaatctttatttaagAAAGTTTATCTTCCTGTTTATGCTTTATACTGTCTCCTAGATTGAATCTGCAGAAGTCTCTGGAAATAGCGTCATATGTAGCTTTCTTCAGTACATGGAAAAATCAAAGCCCTGGCAGAAAGCGTGGTGTGTTATACCTAAACAGGAAGCTCTTGTGCTGTACATGTATGGCGCTCCACAGGTACGtacagagaaaatgtaaaagatttAGTTAATATTGTCATTGACACCTGAGTAAGAGCAGTAAAATAACTTGGGAATGGAGGAAAGACCCGAGTGTTTTTACCAAACTGTAAAGTAAGTGAGAGGTAGCGGGCAAATTAGTTGGCTGTTCTTAATCAAGAATTCCTTCTTTTTAGGATGTTAAAGCTCTGGCTACAATTCCACTTCTGGGCTATACAGTAGATGATACTCCAAGAAGTGCTGACCTCCCACACAGCTTCAAACTGACCCAGTCTAAGTCTGTGCACAGTTTTGCTGCGGACAATGAGGAACTAAAACAGAAATGGCTAAAAGTTATCCATTTAGCTGTCAAAGGTGAGACACCAGAATGTCAAAATGAACTGCAAGTAAATTTAGAAGAGCAACCTGAATCTTCTTAAACATCTGAATGCTGAAGCTCAAGAACATagggtattttttaaatatttcaattgAATTTGTGGTTAACATTTGTGTTAACCTCTCTTTAcccaatcaaaaaaaaaaaagaaacttcttacTACCGTACACATCTTAGCACTTTATGTTTGGGAAAAATTTTGGTCTTTTTAGGGATCTTGTTCTTATATTTATGTTCTGTCAATAAAAGTGATGTACAGTTCCATTTCagagactttttaaaaacatgtgaatgctattaaaaatacttactAACTTTACTGTACTTGTTTGTTGTGatgcaaattttttttgaaaatccCGTTGCTCTTTGGTTAACGTTTGCTACTTTCATTAAGAATGCAGATTTTGAAGCTTCCTACTTACATGTTAGGACTTGCAACAGGATAAAAGATATACCTCCACATTGCCAAAATAGATCTATAGTTAAAT comes from the Cuculus canorus isolate bCucCan1 chromosome 1, bCucCan1.pri, whole genome shotgun sequence genome and includes:
- the FGD4 gene encoding FYVE, RhoGEF and PH domain-containing protein 4 isoform X2 is translated as MPSTVNSYFQNLRKECKNDSTLLLYRTTTPRIGDILQKLAPFLKMYGEYVKNFDNAMELVKTWTERSPQFKFIVQDIQKEKVCGNLTLQHHMLEPVQRIPRYEMLLKDYLRKLPQDSLDWKDAEKSLEIISTAASHSNSAIRKMENLKKLLEIYEMLGEEEDIVNPSNELIKEGQILKLAARNTSAQERYLFLFNNMLLYCVPKFSLVGSKFSVRTRVGIDGMKIKETHNEEYPHTFQVSGKERTLELQASSEQDKEEWIKALQNTIEAFQQRNETFRNAIAKEYEDLPVEVSNAELGKRAPRWIRDNEVTMCMKCKEPFNALTRRRHHCRACGHVVCWKCSDYKAHLEYDGNKLNKVCKDCYHVIIGCTDSEEKKKKGILEIESAEVSGNSVICSFLQYMEKSKPWQKAWCVIPKQEALVLYMYGAPQDVKALATIPLLGYTVDDTPRSADLPHSFKLTQSKSVHSFAADNEELKQKWLKVIHLAVKGETPECQNELQVNLEEQPESS